A window of Xiphophorus hellerii strain 12219 chromosome 19, Xiphophorus_hellerii-4.1, whole genome shotgun sequence contains these coding sequences:
- the selenon gene encoding selenoprotein N, with amino-acid sequence MAADVDKSTPERERSTGASGQRSPGCGAWFRGWMWTLLAVCAVPLAGFGIKYYQNSQLLRRHEEAVQTLGVEGLFLFSSLDTDHDLCLSPEEFRPIAEKLTGITAPVDLEEDVIDDPNGETLVLEATMKPLLLDSMTKSRDRFLGLSHSSLSGLRSWTHPVVPSSSFPAGHFRVFLPPKGKTEPGDAWWVIPSELNIFTGYLPNNRYHPPTPKGKEVLIHSLLSMFHPRPFIKSRFAPQGTVACIRASSDFYYDIVFRIHAEFQLNDVPNFPFWFTPGQFTGNIVISKDASHVRHFRLYVPSNRSLNVDMEWLYGASESSNMEVDIGYLPQLELQSAGPSTPSVIVDEDGNVIDSRDGRGEPIRFVFEEIRWTSVINQEEASHRLEVTFYPFKKVPYLPFAEAFERAESEKKLVHSILLWGALDDQSCUGSGRTLRETVLESSPVLALLNQSFISSWSLVKELENMQADKQNPALSEKAQLHLEKYSFPVEMLVALPNGTIVHHINANYFLDQTAMKPEDEGATFSFSGGFEDPSTSTYISFLKEGLEKAKDYITQ; translated from the exons ATGGCCGCAGACGTGGATAAAAGCACCCCGGAGAGAGAGCGCAGCACCGGGGCCAGTGGGCAGAGGAGTCCGGGATGTGGAGCCTGGTTCCGCGGATGGATGTGGACCCTGCTGGCGGTCTGCGCGGTTCCTCTGGCTGGTTTTGGGATAAAATACTACCAGAACTCCCAGCTACTCAGGCGTCAT GAAGAGGCGGTTCAGACTCTGGGTGTCGAAGGCCTGTTCCTCTTCTCCTCTCTGGACACGGACCATGACCTCTGCCTGAGTCCCGAGGAGTTCAGACCCATCGCAGAGAAGCTCACAG GGATCACAGCGCCGGTGGATCTGGAAGAGGATGTGATCGACGACCCAAACGGGGAGACTCTGGTTCTGGAGGCCACCATGAAGCCTCTGCTGCTGGACTCCATGACAAAAAGCCGCGACCGCTTTCTCGGG CTTTCTCACAGCTCGCTGAGTGGCCTCCGCTCCTGGACGCACCCCGTCGTTCCCTCCTCCTCGTTCCCCGCCGGACACTTCCGAGTGTTTCTGCCCCCAAAGGGCAAAACGGAGCCGGGAGATGCATGGTGGGTCATTCCCAGCGAACTCAACATCTTCACTGGCTACCTGCCCAACAACCGGTACCACCCTCCCACCCCAAAGGGCAAAGAG gttctgatccacTCCCTGCTGAGCATGTTCCACCCGCGGCCTTTCATCAAGTCGAGGTTTGCACCGCAGGGAACCGTCGCCTGCATCCGAGCCAGCAGCGACTTTTACTATGACATCGTCTTCAG GATTCACGCAGAGTTTCAGCTCAATGATGTACCAAACTTTCCCTTCTGGTTCACCCCGGGTCAGTTCACCGGAAACATCGTCATCTCTAAGGATGCCTCCCATGTCCGTCACTTCCGCCTTTATGTCCCCAGTAACAG GTCTCTGAACGTGGACATGGAGTGGCTGTATGGCGCCAGCGAGAGCAGCAACATGGAGGTGGACATCGGTTACCTGCCACAG TTGGAATTGCAGTCTGCAGGCCCCTCCACTCCCTCTGTCATTGTGGACGAGGATGGAAACGTCATCGACAGCCGGGACGGACGCGGCGAACCGATCCGGTTCGTCTTTGAGGAAATTCGCTGGACCTCAGTGATCAATCAGGAGGAAGCTTCCCACCGCCTGGAGGTCACTTTCTACCCGTTTAAGAAG GTTCCCTACTTGCCTTTTGCAGAGGCTTTTGAGCGAGCCGAGTCGGAGAAGAAGCTGGTCCATTCGATTCTGCTCTGGGGAGCTTTAGATGATCAGTCCTGCTGAG GTTCGGGGCGAACTCTCCGGGAGACGGTCCTGGAAAGTTCGCCCGTCCTCGCTCTGCTCAACCAGAGCTTCATCAGCAGCTGGTCTCTGGTCAAAGAGCTGGAGAACATGCAG gctGACAAGCAGAACCCTGCGCTGAGCGAAAAGGCCCAGTTACATCTGGAGAAGTACAGCTTCCCAGTGGAGATGTTGGTGGCGTTACCCAATGGAACCATT GTCCACCACATCAACGCTAACTACTTCCTCGACCAAACGGCAATGAAACCAGAGGACGAAGGGGCAACTTTCAGCTTTTCTGGGGGGTTTGAGGACCCCTCCACATCCACGTACATCAGCTTCCTGAAGGAGGGACTGGAGAAAGCGAAGGACTACATAACCCAGTAA
- the rlf gene encoding zinc finger protein Rlf has translation MAENNVEAEHDWSDWALDAAEDTVIAMETLLATLRAFEDVLRQQEISVASSTEYCDNFCQALMHYAGSRNSIEHGLPLLEVYCLSINCFAAARSHLTADSDRVGLVLKRLALSCFELLLSVPDNEIPYEAWLQFHHSVQIAHDTLIQYGSTDLQALLQITGEGGAWSNPILNALLTGQTTSPEDVNAYISLEGEGFMEMRVKHLEKMGEVAKAGVLAKACAECSLISNQGMFRQIYVSQLCMLLPNEEAIMEISRLDCKDVLDITSSLESEGEEYTAFILCTTFLTQQLQQQSLYCSWDLISLWSKLQRRLDPSLTSLRERCLQLGAIAKTVQHLLYLVRVIQAEAEEIGILSSVGLCVKALQLPKQDDSETRTSICKMVSSLLPNDLEVLRACQLTEFLLGTSQEAFNCLKELYMRPDQKYDQEGEVIPNSLRCELLLALKADWPFDPEFWDWKTLKNHCISLLGIRPESEEEEEDEEEKAKQQEPQGLQIKVELEPHNRINGGLDVDKNQINNHLGIKGGCEMKRSKLRCQICKRSITDIQIIHHSKRHSEKSNHPCPVCLEDFQSRKDLIPHLRRHIPNHEPPTQHSIKTEDTQKQLDEDDDVEPGEITVDPSLMLYYESTHDPDVLHHIVEQAKNKEKQEDGDEHITFDYIDKHFKLQNREVYPCPATKCTRIFKHSKYLYVHLKSEHKGDENVKYFHQMRDKREKCVFCRRHFVSAYHHRKHRKVHYGDRPYMCVVHGCGTRFGTSNELVMHKHTHGFQLNYQCELKGCYITYSDLGQIYHHEAQHFRDAAFTCSSGECKKYFLSKKDFLKHLSTHNITFTENDFEAQKRAKRKFFKAVREVMVRPVKPADVKDPINGDILNSQAISSSSSLQEHEFSEPKAMITLVAVCFDGSKFTCGFEKCGMTFTRARDVQRHLKCAHPEHLKLENRDQKNDKEENPPMLKDIKTEMEQEIDERGEQEHSPLLPVESGKENNVSFDTTPNETTSLSLNAKTDALNEILIGLSNLTLGPSSSHTSQNSDFILSQSSLHQAIIAKPPVVLLKKRRHLLEQRVKSEAEQSPVTAEEDDSLASAKPYLCEIKRCGFRTARSYSLLRHYVSIHNHTFDDAKLMTSSFKPYKCQLCTKSHREKRVLKAHYLQTHNMTEDYFEKLSFGPVPFEGNKGSPTPKHGEKVIKDAEGMLQLEAKEETGTSENGENGSNHSSMEEGEDESENKDEQKEENEEDKTQQIRTRRVVAKSNLCYMLDKLSKPFHCVAKNCYASFSTQGGLVRHLQLVHHYNRSQLLLEKDGDAHSSPEAKREPAKKRPLTNSDEPQPQFKCHFAKCSASYHLKSSLVRHTRDVHSRPPELIRCKFDGCSKVFSHNEDLKKHTLYSHFEYYDSLVVRLQSTHKESVSGCQKKVIVAQRSSRKDETSEPTTENSESEGTTESEKKDDSDVDGKKASSKNEKPRRNTFSDFVLRSHEEALQMCQDRCLRVAYPCMVQDCDSVVTYLHSLHRHYRGVHRMEQEELCKHEDKLVFNAEQLEVLIQRKSARPPIMGESSPAVVQTMEVKAEVENTEEQSPPQSPPAVEAKTQEEESPQALEILEKKNKEVPPEVANEAPKEEESKEEPREELLEVTRPDSATKQDERSILDKFKPLLRPVTVALSPPCSLHVASEADDKVTNTAPPQTPPPPASPSPPPTAPIRQPLKRKNDLSEQPLGIQETKPKSPSPTSFDIGTYKPMGFEESFLKFIQDSTPAEEDELAKRKDTFKRGCSLKENNQLGISHTRNRRAHSPLVKPHAMTGDFTSVQNLKSILDKALAGCGDLAIKQLQYLRPGGGAGKACIQHHYA, from the exons ATGGCGGAGAATAATGTCGAAGCGGAGCACGATTGGAGCGACTGGGCCCTGGATGCGGCCGAGGACACTGTCATCGCGATGGAAACCCTGCTGGCCACGCTCAGGGCTTTCGAAGACGTTCTCAGACAGCAAGAAATCTCCGTGGCATCTTCCACGGAGTACTGCGACAACTTCTGTCAG GCGCTGATGCACTATGCTGGGAGCAGGAACTCCATAGAGCACGGTCTGCCTCTGCTGGAGGTTTACTGCCTGTCCATTAACTGCTTCGCTGCGGCCAGATCCCACCTGACCGCAGACTCCGACAGAGTGGGGCTCGTTTTGAAGAGGCTCGCTCT GAGCTGCTTTGAACTGTTGCTGTCGGTGCCTGACAATGAAATCCCATATGAAGCCTGGCTTCAGTTCCACCACTCTGTCCAG ATTGCCCATGACACACTCATCCAGTATGGCAGCACAGACCTCCAAGCACTTCTGCAGATAACGGGAGAAGGTGGAGCATGGAGCAACCCGATCCTGAACGCTCTGCTCACCGGCCAGACCACCAGCCCAGAGGACG TTAATGCGTACATTAGCCTGGAGGGCGAGGGCTTCATGGAGATGCGGGTGAAGCACCTGGAGAAGATGGGCGAGGTCGCCAAGGCCGGCGTGTTGGCCAAAGCCTGCGCCGAATGCAGCCTTATTTCCAACCAGGGAATGTTCCGGCAGATTTACGTCTCCCAGCTGTGCATGCTGCTGCCCAACGAAGAGGCCATTATGGAG ATTTCCAGGCTGGACTGTAAGGACGTGCTGGACATCACATCCAGTTTGGAGTCGGAGGGAGAGGAGTACACGGCCTTCATTCTCTGCACAACTTTCCTAacgcagcagctgcagcagcagagtctTTACTGCTCTTG GGATTTGATATCGTTGTGGAGTAAGCTTCAGAGAAGACTTGACCCCTCGCTGACCTCTCTGCGAGAACGATGCCTTCAGCTTGGTGCCATTGCCAAAACGGTCCAACATCTGCTGTACCTGGTCCGTGTGATTCAGGCAGAG gCAGAGGAAATTGGAATACTTTCCTCAGTGGGTCTTTGTGTCAAAGCCCTTCAGCTTCCGAAGCAGGATGACTCAGAAACGAGGACATCCATATGCAAGATGGTGTCCTCCCTCCTTCCAAACGACCTGGAAGTTTTGCGTGCCTGCCAGCTGACAGAGTTCCTCCTTGGCACCAGCCAGGAAGCCTTCAATTGCCTGAAGGAGCTCTACATGCGGCCAGACCAAAAGTACGACCAGGAGGGGGAGGTCATCCCCAACTCTCTCCGCTGCGAGTTGCTGCTGGCGCTGAAAGCCGACTGGCCTTTTGATCCTGAGTTCTGGGACTGGAAAACTCTTAAAAACCACTGCATATCGCTGCTAGGGATTAGGCCGgagtcagaggaggaggaagaggacgagGAAGAGAAGGCGAAGCAGCAGGAGCCACAAGGACTTCAAATAAAGGTAGAACTGGAACCCCACAACAGGATAAATGGGGGTCTTGATGTGGATAAAAATCAGATCAATAACCACCTGGGCATTAAGGGAGGGTGTGAGATGAAAAGGTCAAAGCTGCGGTGTCAGATTTGTAAGAGATCCATCACAGACATACAGATAATTCATCACTCCAAAAGACACTCAGAGAAGAGCAATCACCCCTGCCCGGTGTGCTTGGAGGACTTCCAGAGCAGAAAGGACCTGATTCCCCACCTGAGGAGACACATCCCGAACCACGAGCCTCCAACTCAGCACAGCATAAAGACCGAAGACACACAGAAGCAACTGGATGAAGACGATGACGTCGAACCGGGCGAGATCACCGTCGACCCCTCGTTGATGCTGTACTACGAATCTACGCATGACCCGGACGTGTTACATCATATCGTTGAACAGGCCAAGaacaaggagaagcaggagGACGGCGACGAGCACATCACCTTCGACTACATCGACAAACACTTCAAGCTGCAGAACCGCGAGGTGTATCCCTGCCCGGCAACCAAATGCACTCGTATCTTTAAACACTCCAAGTATCTATACGTCCACCTAAAATCGGAGCACAAGGGAGacgaaaatgtgaaatatttccatCAGATGCGAgacaaaagggaaaaatgtgTCTTCTGTAGGCGCCACTTTGTCTCAGCTTACCATCACCGCAAACACAGGAAGGTTCACTACGGCGACCGGCCTTACATGTGCGTGGTCCACGGCTGTGGCACTCGTTTTGGGACTTCCAATGAACTCGTGATGCACAAGCACACTCACGGCTTTCAGCTGAACTACCAATGCGAGCTCAAGGGCTGCTACATCACATACTCCGACCTGGGGCAAATCTACCACCACGAAGCGCAGCACTTCAGAGACGCCGCCTTTACCTGCAGTAGTGGTGAAtgtaaaaaatacttcttaTCCAAAAAGGACTTCCTAAAGCATCTATCCACACACAACATAACGTTCACCGAAAACGACTTTGAGGCGCAGAAAAGGGCTAAGCGGAAATTCTTCAAGGCTGTCCGTGAGGTGATGGTCCGCCCTGTGAAGCCTGCGGATGTGAAGGATCCTATAAACGGCGATATTCTGAACTCTCAGGCGATCAGTTCTAGCTCCTCTTTGCAAGAACACGAGTTCAGTGAGCCCAAGGCGATGATAACGCTGGTGGCTGTGTGCTTCGATGGAAGCAAGTTCACATGCGGCTTTGAGAAGTGTGGAATGACCTTTACCAGAGCCAGAGACGTCCAGAGGCATCTAAAGTGTGCTCACCCGGAACATCTCAAGCTGGAAAACAGAGATCAAAAAAACGACAAGGAGGAGAACCCGCCGATGCTCAAAGACATCAAGACTGAAATGGAGCAAGAGATCGATGAGCGTGGAGAACAAGAGCACTCTCCATTGTTGCCCGTTGAGTCaggcaaagaaaacaatgtgtCCTTTGATACCACACCAAATGAAACAACTTCCTTAAGCCTTAACGCAAAAACTGACGCTCTGAACGAAATCCTTATCGGACTGAGCAATCTAACCCTTGGCCCCTCGTCGTCTCACACTTCGCAAAACTCAGACTTTATATTGTCTCAGTCGTCTCTTCACCAGGCGATCATAGCGAAGCCTCCAGTCGTGTTGCTCAAGAAGAGACGCCATTTACTGGAGCAGAGGGTAAAATCCGAAGCAGAGCAGTCACCGGTAACAGCGGAGGAGGATGACTCGTTAGCTTCAGCCAAGCCATATCTTTGCGAAATCAAACGTTGTGGCTTTCGGACTGCAAGGAGCTACAGCTTGCTGCGGCACTATGTCTCCATACACAACCACACGTTCGATGATGCCAAGCTGATGACTTCCTCATTCAAGCCTTACAAATGCCAACTTTGCACCAAGAGTCACAGAGAGAAGAGAGTCCTGAAGGCCCACTATCTTCAAACGCATAACATGACTGAGGACTATTTTGAGAAACTGAGCTTTGGGCCTGTGCCGTTTGAAGGAAACAAAGGCTCTCCAACACCAAAGCACGGTGAGAAAGTTATAAAGGATGCTGAGGGGATGCTGCAGCTGGAGGCAAAGGAAGAGACTGGGACCAGTGAGAACGGAGAAAATGGCAGCAATCACTCCTCAATGGAAGAAGGAGAGGATGAATCAGAGAACAAAGATgagcagaaagaggaaaacgAGGAggataaaacacagcagatcCGAACAAGGCGTGTCGTGGCCAAAAGCAACCTGTGTTACATGCTGGATAAACTCAGTAAACCGTTCCACTGTGTGGCCAAAAACTGCTATGCCTCCTTTTCCACTCAGGGAGGCCTCGTCCGCCACCTGCAGTTGGTGCATCACTACAACCGTTCCCAACTCCTTTTGGAGAAAGACGGTGATGCACATAGCAGTCCTGAAGCCAAAAGGGAACCTGCAAAGAAAAGACCTCTCACAAACTCAGATGAACCTCAGCCCCAGTTCAAGTGTCACTTTGCCAAATGCTCAGCCTCATACCACCTTAAAAGCAGTCTGGTGAGGCACACAAGAGATGTTCACTCCCGGCCTCCAGAGCTCATACGATGCAAATTTGACGGTTGCTCAAAGGTCTTCAGCCACAACGAGGACCTTAAGAAACACACTCTTTACAGCCACTTTGAGTACTATGACTCACTGGTGGTACGGCTGCAGAGCACGCACAAAGAGTCGGTTTCCGGCTGCCAAAAGAAGGTGATAGTTGCACAAAGGAGTTCTCGGAAGGACGAAACTTCTGAACCCACCACTGAGAATTCAGAGTCCGAAGGGACGACAGAGTCGGAAAAAAAGGACGACAGCGACGTTGATGGGAAAAAGGCGTCGAGCAAAAACGAGAAGCCAAGGAGAAACACTTTTAGTGACTTTGTGTTGAGATCTCACGAGGAAGCACTACAGATGTGTCAGGACCGCTGTCTGCGCGTGGCGTACCCGTGTATGGTCCAAGACTGCGACTCGGTCGTCACCTACCTGCACAGCTTGCACCGTCACTACAGGGGGGTGCACCGCATGGAACAGGAAGAACTCTGCAAACATGAAGACAAGCTTGTTTTCAACGCAGAGCAGCTGGAGGTTTTGATCCAAAGGAAGTCCGCCAGGCCCCCAATTATGGGAGAATCGTCACCTGCAGTGGTTCAGACAATGGAGGTCAAAGCTGAAGtggaaaacacagaggagcagTCTCCGCCTCAAAGTCCTCCTGCAGTTGAAGCCAAAACGCAGGAGGAGGAAAGTCCTCAGGCTCTGGaaatattagagaaaaaaaacaaggaggtTCCACCTGAGGTTGCAAATGAGGCGCCTAAAGAGGAAGAGAGCAAAGAAGAGCCTCGTGAGGAGCTTCTTGAAGTTACAAGACCAGACAGCGCTACAAAACAGGATGAAAGATCGATACTAGACAAATTCAAACCACTTCTTCGTCCCGTCACTGTGGCTCTCTCACCCCCATGCTCGCTTCATGTTGCTTCTGAGGCAGATGATAAAGTAACAAACACTGCGCCACCACAAACACCTCCGCCGCCGGCGTCTCCATCACCGCCGCCCACTGCCCCCATCCGCCAGCCGCTGAAACGGAAAAACGACCTCTCTGAACAGCCTCTCGGCATCCAAGAAACCAAGCCTAAAAGCCCCTCTCCAACCTCTTTTGACATCGGCACCTACAAGCCAATGGGCTTCGAGGAATCCTTCTTGAAGTTCATTCAAGACTCAACTCCGGCAGAGGAAGACGAACTGGCGAAACGCAAAGACACTTTCAAACGGGGATGCTCCTTGAAGGAGAACAACCAGTTGGGGATCTCTCACACCCGCAACCGGCGCGCCCACTCCCCACTGGTGAAGCCCCACGCCATGACTGGAGACTTCACCTCAGTACAAAACTTGAAGTCCATCCTGGACAAAGCCCTGGCCGGGTGTGGGGACCTGGCTATCAAGCAGCTACAGTACCTCAGACCAGGTGGTGGTGCTGGGAAGGCCTGTATCCAGCACCACTACGCCTGA
- the znf593 gene encoding LOW QUALITY PROTEIN: zinc finger protein 593 (The sequence of the model RefSeq protein was modified relative to this genomic sequence to represent the inferred CDS: deleted 1 base in 1 codon), with protein sequence MGKSKQTGNHKGDKKKNIAKKWKTKRRTKDLDQIHSDMKPETAAKLLRQDVDYDVTGCAQHYCLHCARYFVDMRSLKEHFKTKVHKKRLKQLREEPYSQAEAERAAGMGSYIAPKTVEVKTQPVEENMD encoded by the exons ATGGGGAAGTCCAAACAGACCGGAAACCATAAGGGCGACAAGAAGAAGAACATCGCTAAGAAGTGGAAGACGAAGCGCCGGACCAAAGATTTGGACCAGATCCACTCGGACATGAAGCCGGAAACC GCGGCCAAGCTGCTGCGTCAGGACGTGGACTATGACGTAACGGGATGCGCACAACACTACTGCTTACACTGCGC gCGATACTTTGTCGACATGCGATCCTTGAAGGAGCATTTCAAAACCAAAGTGCATAAGAAGCG gttGAAGCAGCTGAGGGAGGAGCCGTACTCGCAGGCGGAGGCGGAGCGCGCCGCAGGGATGGGATCCTACATCGCCCCGAAAACCGTAGAAGTGAAAACGCAAccagtggaggaaaacatggaCTGA